A genomic stretch from Erigeron canadensis isolate Cc75 chromosome 9, C_canadensis_v1, whole genome shotgun sequence includes:
- the LOC122582708 gene encoding uncharacterized protein LOC122582708, with protein sequence MRDFPSCFGENGVQIADASSSSGASLATTTTNSTTNKIAQNLVICVYQCRLHSTSCFIITITWTKNLMGQGLCAEINDLSNQSLCKLEIKPSLFSKRRGLKTSKMGSKSINIFWDLSCAKFASSPEPIEGFYFAISINQELILLLGDMEKEVYKKMNYAISHSPNTVFISKREHIFGKKVYATTAQFCGKGQVHDILIECDSISSTSEPCLLIRIDGKMVMQVKQLQWKFRGNYTILVDGLPVEVYWDVHSWFFGKLTGNAVFLFQTCLSAEKLWGSGHQSVFSWSGSLIKDCGQSQGFGFSLVLCAWKNE encoded by the coding sequence atgagGGATTTTCCTTCTTGTTTTGGTGAAAATGGTGTTCAAATTGCTGATGCTTCTTCTTCATCAGGTGCTTCTCTTGCTACTACTACTACAAATAGTACTACTAACAAAATAGCACAAAATCTTGTTATTTGTGTTTATCAATGTAGATTACATAGTACATCTTGTTTTATTATCACTATAACTTGGACTAAAAACTTAATGGGCCAAGGTCTTTGTGctgaaataaatgatttaagtAATCAATCTCTTTGTAAACTTGAAATCAAACcaagtttatttagcaaaagaAGAGGGCTTAAAACGTCGAAAATGGGCTCGAAATCAATCAACATTTTTTGGGATCTTTCTTGTGCTAAATTTGCTTCATCCCCTGAACCAATTGAAGGTTTCTATTTTGCCATTAGTATTAACCAAGAATTGATATTGTTGTTGGGTGATATGGAAAAAGAAGTGTACAAAAAGATGAATTATGCTATAAGTCATTCACCTAATACGGTTTTCATATCGAAAAGAGAACATATTTTTGGTAAGAAAGTGTATGCAACCACAGCTCAGTTTTGTGGCAAGGGACAAGTACATGATATATTGATTGAATGTGATAGTATTAGTAGTACGAGTGAACCGTGTTTATTGATTCGGATTGATGGAAAAATGGTGATGCAAGTAAAACAGCTTCAATGGAAGTTTAGGGGAAATTATACTATTTTGGTTGATGGATTGCCTGTTGAAGTATACTGGGATGTTCATAGTTGGTTTTTTGGTAAGTTAACTGGAAATGCAGTTTTCTTGTTTCAAACGTGTCTTTCGGCTGAGAAGTTGTGGGGTTCGGGTCATCAGTCTGTTTTTAGCTGGTCAGGTTCGTTGATTAAAGATTGCGGCCAATCTCAAGGGTTCGGGTTTTCTTTGGTCTTGTGTGCCTGGAAGAATGAGTAG